The proteins below come from a single Halobacillus salinarum genomic window:
- the tsf gene encoding translation elongation factor Ts, producing the protein MAVNAKMVKELREKTGAGMMDCKKALTENDGDMEKAMDWLREKGISKAQKKADRIAAEGSAHIEVSGNTAVLMEVNCETDFVTKNDQFKTLLQELGKHLVNQKPATLEEALDQKLHGEGDTINSYITDVVAKIGEKISLRRFVIKEKTDSDAFGAYLHMGGKIGVLTVLEGSTDEQAAKDVAMHVAAVNPRYVSRDEIPEEEINSEREVLKTQALNEGKPENIVEKMVEGRLNKFFQEICLLEQAFVKDPDQKVKQFVASAGGSVSSFARFEVGEGMEKREENFADEVMSQIKK; encoded by the coding sequence ATGGCTGTAAATGCTAAGATGGTTAAAGAACTTCGTGAAAAAACAGGTGCAGGTATGATGGATTGCAAAAAAGCCCTGACTGAAAACGATGGAGATATGGAAAAAGCAATGGACTGGCTCCGTGAAAAAGGAATTTCCAAAGCTCAAAAGAAAGCAGACCGCATTGCTGCTGAAGGATCTGCTCATATTGAAGTTTCCGGCAACACCGCTGTTCTTATGGAAGTGAACTGCGAAACGGACTTTGTAACAAAAAATGATCAGTTCAAAACACTGCTGCAAGAATTGGGCAAGCATCTCGTAAACCAAAAACCAGCCACTCTAGAGGAAGCTCTAGATCAAAAGCTTCATGGTGAAGGCGATACGATCAACAGCTACATCACTGATGTCGTAGCTAAAATTGGTGAGAAGATTTCTCTCCGCCGTTTTGTTATTAAAGAAAAAACAGATAGTGATGCTTTTGGGGCTTACCTGCACATGGGTGGTAAAATTGGAGTACTTACAGTCCTTGAAGGTTCAACTGACGAGCAGGCTGCGAAGGACGTAGCGATGCATGTAGCAGCTGTTAACCCTCGTTATGTGTCTCGTGATGAAATTCCTGAAGAAGAAATCAACAGTGAACGTGAAGTTCTTAAAACTCAGGCTTTAAATGAAGGAAAGCCTGAAAATATTGTGGAAAAAATGGTAGAAGGCCGTTTAAATAAGTTCTTCCAGGAAATTTGCCTTCTTGAACAGGCTTTCGTAAAAGACCCGGACCAAAAAGTGAAGCAGTTTGTCGCTTCTGCAGGTGGCAGCGTGTCCAGTTTTGCTCGTTTTGAAGTGGGCGAAGGAATGGAAAAACGCGAAGAAAACTTTGCCGATGAAGTAATGAGCCAAATCAAAAAATAA
- the rpsB gene encoding 30S ribosomal protein S2 — MSVISMKQLLEAGVHFGHQTRRWNPKMKKYIFTERNGIYIIDLQKTVKKVDEAYNYVREIAADGGNILFVGTKKQAQDTVRDEANRCGMFYINQRWLGGTLTNFQTIRRRINRLKDIERMEEDGTFDVLPKKEVVDMLKEKDRLVKFLGGIKEMNSLPDAMFVIDPRKERIAIAEAHKLNIPVIGIVDTNCDPDEIDYVIPANDDAIRAVKLLTSKMADAVLEAKQGEETEVTEEAEELEEVETAQE; from the coding sequence ATGTCTGTTATTTCTATGAAACAGCTTTTAGAAGCTGGTGTTCATTTTGGACACCAAACCCGTCGCTGGAATCCGAAGATGAAAAAGTACATCTTCACAGAGCGTAACGGAATTTATATCATCGACCTGCAAAAAACGGTGAAAAAGGTTGATGAAGCTTACAACTATGTAAGAGAGATTGCTGCTGATGGTGGCAACATCCTATTCGTTGGAACGAAAAAACAAGCGCAGGACACAGTCCGTGACGAAGCAAACCGCTGCGGCATGTTCTATATTAACCAGCGCTGGTTAGGTGGAACACTAACGAACTTCCAAACCATCCGCCGCCGTATCAACCGTTTAAAAGATATTGAGCGTATGGAAGAGGACGGTACATTTGATGTGCTTCCGAAAAAAGAAGTCGTAGATATGCTTAAAGAAAAAGACCGCCTTGTGAAATTCCTTGGTGGAATTAAAGAAATGAACAGCCTTCCGGATGCAATGTTTGTCATTGATCCTCGTAAAGAGCGTATTGCAATCGCAGAAGCTCATAAACTAAATATCCCGGTAATCGGTATTGTAGATACAAACTGTGATCCGGATGAAATCGATTATGTCATCCCGGCAAACGATGACGCGATTCGCGCCGTGAAATTGCTTACTTCCAAAATGGCAGATGCCGTACTGGAAGCGAAGCAGGGCGAAGAAACTGAAGTTACTGAAGAAGCAGAAGAACTTGAAGAAGTAGAAACTGCTCAAGAGTAA
- a CDS encoding DUF342 domain-containing protein, with amino-acid sequence MQKQLEGLRLSVSNDRLEAYLYHDSDFHLEEVSVDEIMGILEENHVLFGVDEEAVRLLSENIHSVDFPLVIAIGREAKHGKNGKVIFDHTFSMEIEEHEKVSFRDIIQIPSVKEGERIAVIEPPTKGTPGKNVLGEVLPAKPGKAPVIKAGKNTDYKGAEASFYSTINGKLSYEDRALNVQPLFEVAGDLDLKTGNLDFVGSVVIKGNVPSGYQVKAEGDVQVYGMVEGATICAGGSIHVAEGIAGLGKARIEAGQDVRVGYINQASVEAGGSIFAAHSILHSECVAKGSIYCQHGNIIGGSLSAGALVEAKDIGNRMSTKTEISIGLNRKVAEKQQDTAKQLKKKREEEKKLHKLAEVLREKQETQGLTVKDRITMLRQRNSLEVVEAEISHCLELLSELNASISDLTNAKVQVNGTMYPHVHLGFGKYQYKLLSPHKNVCATILDSEIVIKPKEE; translated from the coding sequence GTGCAGAAACAATTGGAAGGATTGAGACTGTCTGTTTCCAATGACAGATTGGAAGCCTATTTATATCATGATTCTGACTTTCATCTGGAAGAAGTGTCGGTGGATGAAATTATGGGAATACTTGAGGAAAACCATGTTTTGTTCGGTGTGGATGAAGAGGCTGTACGTCTGCTGTCAGAGAACATCCACTCAGTGGATTTTCCGCTTGTCATAGCCATCGGCAGGGAAGCGAAACATGGAAAAAATGGCAAAGTGATTTTTGATCATACTTTTTCTATGGAAATTGAAGAACATGAAAAAGTGAGCTTCAGAGACATCATTCAGATCCCATCCGTTAAAGAGGGTGAGCGGATTGCGGTGATAGAACCTCCTACAAAAGGGACTCCCGGCAAAAATGTGCTCGGTGAAGTATTACCGGCCAAGCCAGGTAAAGCTCCAGTCATCAAGGCAGGAAAAAATACAGATTACAAAGGGGCCGAAGCGAGTTTTTATTCCACGATCAACGGAAAGCTGAGCTATGAAGACAGGGCTCTTAACGTCCAGCCGCTGTTTGAAGTTGCTGGAGATCTGGATTTAAAAACTGGAAACCTTGATTTTGTCGGCTCTGTTGTTATTAAGGGAAATGTGCCTTCCGGCTATCAAGTGAAGGCGGAAGGTGACGTTCAGGTTTATGGGATGGTAGAAGGAGCAACGATTTGTGCAGGTGGTTCTATTCATGTGGCAGAAGGAATTGCAGGGTTGGGAAAAGCGAGGATTGAAGCTGGCCAGGATGTCCGGGTTGGATATATTAACCAGGCAAGTGTAGAAGCAGGCGGGAGCATTTTTGCTGCGCATTCCATTCTTCATAGCGAATGTGTCGCTAAGGGAAGTATCTATTGTCAGCACGGCAATATTATCGGCGGCTCTTTATCCGCAGGGGCATTAGTGGAAGCGAAAGATATAGGAAACAGAATGAGCACTAAAACAGAAATATCAATTGGATTAAATAGAAAAGTAGCTGAAAAACAGCAGGACACGGCTAAGCAGTTAAAGAAAAAAAGAGAAGAAGAAAAGAAACTTCACAAATTAGCAGAAGTGCTGCGTGAGAAACAAGAAACGCAAGGGTTGACAGTGAAAGACAGAATTACGATGCTCAGGCAAAGAAATTCTTTAGAAGTGGTAGAAGCAGAGATCAGCCATTGTTTAGAATTATTAAGCGAGTTAAATGCTTCGATAAGTGATTTGACCAATGCTAAGGTACAGGTAAATGGAACGATGTATCCACATGTCCATTTGGGTTTTGGAAAATATCAATACAAACTTTTATCTCCTCATAAAAATGTGTGTGCTACGATTTTAGACAGTGAAATTGTAATCAAACCAAAGGAAGAATAA
- a CDS encoding FliA/WhiG family RNA polymerase sigma factor: MANSFTPQEQQLWELWKKEQHPDAANELVQCYLYLVNYHVQRISAHLPKNVSKDDVHSLGLFGLYDALKKFDPSRDLKFDTYASFRIRGSIIDGLRKEDWLPRSVRDKAKKIEQAAEAIEQNQHRAATSEEIAEQLHMPVEEVEEIVKDSLFANVLSIEEKPRDGGDEHKEGIGYSIPDQSASSPQDNMIKQENYDELALQIKTLNEKEQTVISLFYNEELTLTEIGQVMSLTTSRISQIHAKAIFKLRNALSLQKA; this comes from the coding sequence ATGGCGAACTCTTTTACTCCTCAAGAACAACAATTGTGGGAGCTCTGGAAAAAAGAGCAGCACCCAGATGCAGCCAATGAACTGGTACAATGCTACCTCTATTTAGTTAATTACCATGTACAGCGCATCTCTGCTCACTTACCGAAAAATGTCAGTAAAGATGATGTGCATAGTTTAGGATTATTCGGGCTTTACGATGCGTTAAAAAAATTTGACCCTTCCAGAGACTTGAAGTTTGATACGTACGCTTCTTTTAGAATCAGAGGCTCTATTATTGATGGCTTAAGAAAAGAAGACTGGCTGCCTAGATCTGTCAGAGATAAGGCTAAGAAAATTGAGCAAGCAGCGGAAGCTATTGAACAAAACCAGCATAGAGCAGCAACATCTGAAGAAATTGCCGAGCAGCTGCACATGCCGGTGGAGGAAGTGGAAGAAATAGTGAAAGATTCTTTGTTTGCCAATGTTTTATCGATCGAGGAAAAGCCTAGAGACGGCGGAGACGAACATAAAGAAGGAATCGGTTATTCCATCCCGGATCAATCCGCGTCCTCTCCTCAGGACAACATGATTAAGCAGGAAAATTATGATGAGCTAGCCTTGCAAATCAAAACACTCAACGAAAAAGAGCAAACCGTCATCAGTTTATTTTATAATGAAGAATTAACCTTAACCGAAATCGGCCAGGTGATGAGCTTAACGACTTCGAGAATATCTCAGATTCACGCCAAGGCCATTTTTAAGCTTAGAAATGCCCTGAGTTTGCAAAAAGCTTAG
- a CDS encoding chemotaxis protein CheD, producing the protein MTDVVQIIKVGIADAKVIKSPHVLKTSGLGSCVGIVLFDGIQKIAGMAHIMLPDSSTSRHLNINRAKFADTAVEDLVRAIETAGGRRYRLKAKLAGGAQMFQFHTENELMRIGPRNIEAVRKKLNSLSIPVVSEDVGGRSGRTIQFDSETGMLKVRTVNKGQTEI; encoded by the coding sequence ATGACTGATGTAGTCCAAATCATTAAGGTAGGAATAGCGGATGCCAAGGTGATCAAGAGCCCTCATGTATTAAAAACTTCCGGGCTCGGCTCTTGTGTTGGAATCGTTCTGTTTGACGGCATCCAAAAAATTGCCGGCATGGCCCATATCATGCTGCCTGACTCCAGTACTTCGAGACATTTGAATATCAATCGCGCTAAGTTTGCAGATACAGCAGTCGAGGATCTCGTTAGGGCTATAGAAACGGCAGGTGGCAGAAGGTACCGTTTGAAAGCTAAGCTCGCTGGGGGAGCACAGATGTTTCAATTTCACACAGAAAATGAATTGATGAGAATTGGACCGAGAAATATTGAGGCTGTCCGGAAAAAGCTGAACAGTCTCAGTATCCCTGTTGTAAGTGAAGATGTCGGGGGAAGAAGCGGAAGAACGATACAATTTGATTCTGAAACCGGCATGCTTAAGGTGCGGACGGTAAACAAAGGACAAACTGAAATCTAA
- a CDS encoding chemotaxis protein CheC, translated as MSFSEQFSTLHLDVLKEVGNIGAGHAATSLSNLLNRKIDMHIPAVNVVTFDEVMDLAGGAEEPVVSIALKISGDVPGDIFFILPPVEAERFVQQVTGLEQGSLDTIITEEFAVSALQELGNILSGSYISALSDFTNLDLYLSVPSLAMDMAGAILSYGLLELSHVSDQAIVIETALGEEDNQSEERIKGHFFLFPHPDSYRTLFKALGVADDD; from the coding sequence ATGAGCTTCAGTGAGCAATTTTCTACCCTTCATTTGGATGTTCTCAAAGAAGTCGGAAACATTGGTGCCGGTCATGCAGCCACCTCACTTTCAAATTTGTTAAATCGAAAAATCGATATGCACATCCCCGCAGTAAATGTAGTTACTTTTGACGAAGTGATGGATTTAGCCGGTGGAGCAGAAGAACCTGTTGTCAGTATTGCTTTGAAAATCAGTGGAGATGTACCCGGAGACATCTTTTTTATTCTGCCGCCAGTGGAGGCAGAACGATTTGTTCAGCAAGTAACTGGATTAGAGCAGGGGAGCCTTGACACAATCATAACCGAGGAATTTGCAGTCTCTGCTCTGCAGGAACTAGGAAATATTCTTTCTGGTTCATACATATCTGCATTGAGTGATTTTACCAACCTTGATTTGTATCTATCAGTGCCCTCCCTTGCCATGGATATGGCTGGAGCGATATTAAGTTACGGATTGCTTGAGCTGTCGCACGTAAGCGATCAGGCAATCGTAATTGAAACGGCTTTAGGGGAAGAGGATAACCAGTCTGAAGAAAGAATTAAGGGGCATTTTTTTCTGTTTCCACATCCTGATTCATACAGAACTTTGTTTAAAGCATTAGGAGTGGCGGATGATGACTGA
- a CDS encoding chemotaxis protein CheW has translation MTEEAVKQTKVIVFQLKDEEYAIPVENVGSIERLLPITRVPKTAEFVEGVINLRGVVTPIIDLRKRFNLEASEHDEQTRIIVSSIADMDVGLIVDSANDVLDLKEDDIEPPPEVVGTVEVEYIRGVAKLERRLLILLDLEMVLNQKEVQKLMEIEG, from the coding sequence ATGACTGAAGAAGCGGTAAAGCAAACAAAGGTAATCGTTTTTCAATTAAAAGACGAGGAATATGCCATTCCTGTGGAAAACGTTGGTTCCATTGAGCGGCTGTTACCTATTACCCGTGTCCCTAAGACAGCGGAGTTTGTTGAGGGAGTCATCAACCTGCGGGGAGTTGTAACACCGATCATTGACTTAAGAAAAAGGTTTAACCTGGAAGCGTCTGAGCATGATGAACAAACAAGAATTATTGTCAGTTCGATTGCGGATATGGATGTCGGACTGATTGTGGATAGTGCAAATGACGTTCTTGACTTGAAAGAAGATGATATTGAGCCGCCTCCGGAGGTAGTCGGGACAGTAGAAGTCGAATACATCCGCGGCGTAGCAAAATTAGAGAGGCGTCTATTGATTTTACTGGACCTGGAAATGGTGTTAAATCAAAAGGAAGTACAGAAGTTAATGGAGATTGAAGGTTGA